One genomic segment of Arthrobacter sp. Marseille-P9274 includes these proteins:
- the proC gene encoding pyrroline-5-carboxylate reductase — MTAQTSTSSSGRTVFLGCGSMNEAILAGLLSSGTDAQSVTATVRRTERAEELRDRYPGLTVLAENEVPEANSKAVQGARLVVLGVKPAGIADLCRRISDDLARETVVVSVAAAVTVATMEAALPEGQPLVRSMPNTPLKVGRGAVGIAAGTHAGPEQLKLAEALFSGAGTVVVVPEDQLDAVSAVSGSGPAYAFYLAEAMAKAGAELGLGAELALTLARETVAGAGAMLAQEGADPAALRKAVSSPNGTTERAIAAFDEAGLPAVIAAGMRAAADRAAELSKELG, encoded by the coding sequence ATGACTGCACAGACTTCCACTTCTTCTTCCGGCCGCACCGTCTTCCTCGGCTGCGGATCAATGAACGAGGCCATTCTGGCGGGCCTGCTGTCCAGCGGGACCGATGCGCAATCAGTCACCGCTACCGTTCGCCGCACGGAGCGCGCCGAGGAGTTGCGCGACCGGTATCCGGGGCTGACGGTGCTGGCCGAGAACGAAGTTCCCGAGGCTAACAGCAAGGCCGTGCAGGGAGCCCGGCTTGTGGTGCTGGGCGTCAAGCCGGCCGGCATCGCCGACCTCTGCCGGCGGATTTCGGATGACCTGGCGCGGGAGACCGTCGTCGTTAGTGTTGCCGCAGCGGTCACTGTGGCGACCATGGAGGCAGCACTGCCCGAGGGACAGCCGCTGGTGCGCAGCATGCCGAACACCCCGCTGAAGGTGGGCCGCGGCGCCGTCGGAATCGCAGCCGGAACCCACGCCGGCCCGGAGCAGCTGAAGCTGGCTGAGGCGTTGTTCTCCGGGGCGGGGACCGTGGTGGTCGTGCCGGAGGACCAGCTGGACGCGGTGTCCGCGGTCAGCGGGTCCGGTCCGGCGTACGCGTTCTACCTGGCGGAAGCCATGGCCAAGGCCGGCGCGGAGCTTGGGTTGGGGGCCGAGCTAGCGTTGACCCTGGCTCGGGAAACCGTGGCCGGGGCGGGCGCCATGCTGGCCCAGGAAGGGGCGGACCCGGCGGCCCTGCGCAAGGCCGTGTCCAGCCCGAACGGCACGACGGAACGAGCGATCGCAGCCTTCGACGAGGCCGGGCTGCCGGCCGTCATTGCCGCCGGGATGCGCGCCGCGGCGGACCGCGCCGCGGAACTTTCCAAGGAGCTGGGCTGA
- a CDS encoding helix-turn-helix transcriptional regulator: MVIDDVFAVIAETTRREILAALRDGDKAVGELVDELEVSQPTVSKHLKVLREAGLVSMRAQGQKRYYGLQPGPLQDVADWVASFGLGTAPAPAAEPLPPAVALVTEPAVAMAPAAEGEAAGTAPLGRSFGQAANQAAKQAADLLAHLPKLRRGRRT, from the coding sequence ATGGTCATCGATGACGTCTTCGCCGTAATTGCGGAGACAACACGCCGGGAAATCCTGGCGGCGCTCCGAGACGGCGACAAGGCCGTGGGTGAACTCGTGGACGAACTCGAAGTCAGCCAGCCCACCGTCTCCAAGCACCTGAAGGTCCTGCGCGAAGCCGGCCTCGTCTCGATGCGGGCGCAGGGGCAGAAGCGCTACTACGGCCTGCAGCCAGGACCGCTGCAGGACGTGGCGGACTGGGTCGCATCGTTCGGGCTCGGGACGGCGCCTGCTCCCGCGGCCGAGCCGCTGCCGCCGGCCGTCGCGCTGGTCACGGAGCCGGCCGTGGCGATGGCGCCGGCCGCGGAGGGGGAAGCGGCAGGGACTGCGCCGCTGGGCCGGTCGTTCGGACAAGCCGCCAACCAGGCCGCGAAACAGGCCGCGGATTTACTGGCGCACCTGCCAAAATTGAGGCGCGGCCGGCGGACCTGA
- a CDS encoding TrkA family potassium uptake protein — protein sequence MADRSSGNRPSHNAPVLVIGLGRFGAATAEQLVKQGREVLAIERDPTLVQKWSDQLTHVVEADATNIDALRQLGAQDFTSAVVGVGTSIESSVLITVNLVDLGIEHLWVKAITASHGKILTRIGANHVIYPEADAGRRAAHLVGGRMLDFIEFDDGFAIVKMYPPKETQGFTLGESAVRSKYGVTVVGVKSPGEDFTYARPETKVSGRDMLIVSGHVDLLERFAARP from the coding sequence TTGGCTGACAGATCCTCAGGCAACCGCCCCTCGCACAACGCTCCGGTCCTCGTCATCGGACTGGGCCGCTTCGGGGCGGCCACGGCCGAGCAGCTGGTCAAGCAGGGCCGCGAAGTCCTGGCGATCGAACGCGACCCCACGCTGGTGCAGAAATGGTCCGACCAGCTGACCCACGTCGTCGAGGCGGACGCGACCAACATCGACGCCCTCCGGCAGCTCGGCGCGCAGGACTTCACCTCGGCCGTCGTCGGCGTGGGCACCTCGATCGAGTCCTCGGTGCTCATCACCGTGAACCTCGTGGACCTGGGCATCGAACACCTATGGGTCAAGGCCATCACCGCCTCGCACGGCAAGATCCTGACCCGCATCGGCGCGAACCACGTGATCTACCCGGAAGCCGATGCCGGCCGCCGCGCCGCGCACCTGGTCGGCGGGCGGATGCTGGACTTCATCGAGTTCGACGACGGTTTCGCGATCGTCAAGATGTATCCGCCCAAGGAAACCCAGGGCTTCACGCTCGGCGAATCCGCAGTCCGGTCCAAGTACGGAGTGACCGTCGTCGGCGTGAAATCACCGGGCGAGGACTTTACCTATGCCCGGCCGGAAACCAAGGTCTCCGGCCGGGACATGCTCATCGTTTCAGGCCACGTCGACCTGCTCGAGCGCTTCGCAGCGCGCCCATAA
- a CDS encoding TrkH family potassium uptake protein has translation MTVKQSSRLQESNGLRSAFGNIRDFVDRVANSSPARLALIVYAAVILVFAGLLSLPLAAADGQVTPLHDAVFTAVSAVCVTGLTVVSTAAHWTLFGQAVILLGIFIGGLGTLTLASMLALMVSKRLGVRGKLIAQQAMSNAGRLGEVGTLLRIVITTSVLIEVALALMLIPRFIILGESFAQAVWHGIFYSISAFNNAGFTPHSDGLVPYEEDLWILVPLMLGVFLGSLGFPVVMVLLERGWRFSKWNLHTKLTIQVSLILLVAGTVGWGALEWTNTDTIGGLTDGDKLIHAVFASVMMRSGGFNLVDQNAMEQTSMLLTDALMFAGGGSASTAGGIKVTTIAIVFLAIAAEARGNRDVTVHGRTVPEGAMRVAISVIVMGATFVALAAGALLALSGESLDRVLFEVISAFATVGLSTNLSAELPPEGKYVLCILMFAGRVGTITLASALALRERRQLYHFPEERPIIG, from the coding sequence ATGACAGTTAAACAGTCGTCCAGGCTGCAGGAGAGCAACGGACTGCGCTCGGCCTTCGGCAACATCCGCGACTTCGTCGACCGGGTTGCCAACAGCTCCCCCGCGCGACTGGCCTTGATCGTCTATGCCGCCGTCATCCTGGTCTTCGCGGGCCTGCTCTCGCTCCCCCTGGCGGCTGCGGACGGGCAGGTCACCCCGCTGCACGACGCCGTCTTCACTGCAGTCTCGGCGGTCTGCGTCACCGGGCTGACCGTCGTTTCCACCGCAGCGCACTGGACCCTCTTCGGCCAGGCCGTCATCCTGCTCGGTATCTTCATCGGCGGTTTGGGCACGCTGACGCTGGCATCCATGCTGGCGCTCATGGTGAGCAAGCGGCTCGGGGTCCGCGGCAAGCTCATTGCCCAGCAGGCCATGAGCAACGCGGGCCGGCTCGGCGAAGTCGGCACCCTGCTGCGGATCGTCATCACCACCTCGGTCCTGATCGAAGTGGCGCTGGCGCTGATGCTCATCCCGCGATTCATCATCCTCGGCGAATCATTCGCCCAAGCCGTGTGGCACGGAATCTTCTACTCGATCTCCGCCTTCAACAACGCCGGCTTCACGCCGCACTCGGACGGGCTGGTGCCCTATGAAGAGGATCTCTGGATCCTGGTTCCGCTGATGCTCGGCGTTTTCCTCGGCAGTCTCGGGTTCCCGGTGGTCATGGTCCTGCTCGAACGCGGCTGGCGCTTCAGCAAATGGAACCTCCATACCAAGCTCACCATCCAGGTCAGCCTGATCCTCCTGGTCGCAGGGACTGTCGGCTGGGGCGCCCTGGAATGGACCAACACCGACACAATCGGCGGGCTCACCGACGGTGACAAGCTCATCCATGCGGTGTTCGCCTCAGTGATGATGCGCTCGGGCGGATTCAACCTGGTGGACCAGAACGCCATGGAACAAACCAGCATGCTGCTGACCGATGCGCTGATGTTTGCCGGTGGCGGCTCGGCCTCCACCGCGGGCGGCATCAAGGTCACGACCATCGCCATTGTCTTCCTCGCGATCGCCGCCGAAGCGCGCGGTAACCGGGACGTGACTGTGCACGGGCGGACCGTCCCCGAAGGCGCGATGCGCGTGGCCATCTCCGTGATCGTGATGGGCGCGACGTTCGTGGCCCTCGCCGCCGGCGCCCTGCTGGCCTTGTCCGGAGAATCCCTCGACCGGGTCCTCTTCGAGGTCATCTCGGCCTTCGCAACCGTCGGCCTGAGTACGAACCTCAGCGCGGAACTTCCGCCCGAGGGCAAGTACGTGCTCTGTATCCTGATGTTCGCGGGACGTGTGGGCACGATAACCCTCGCCTCCGCCCTTGCGCTGCGCGAGCGGCGCCAGCTCTACCACTTCCCGGAAGAAAGGCCGATCATTGGCTGA
- a CDS encoding acetoin utilization protein AcuC, producing MSENPAAVLPAEIVWNESMLAYNFGPQHPMSPVRLELTARLAAEFGIFERGNVTVVQPEVATDNQLETVHEPDYIRAVRKVSANPEEPDEDRGLGTEDDPVFAGMHEASARLAGGTLHLAESLLDGRTVRGVNFGGGMHHAARSKASGFCIYNDCAVAIQRLLDGGVQRVLYVDVDAHHGDGTQNIFWNEPRVMTVSLHETGRTLFPGTGFSNEAGGPDALGTAVNVALPPRTDDAAWMRAFHAVVPQLARAFQPEVIVSQHGCDGHAQDLLSSLRLSVDSQRQMMLDVAELADQVCSGRWLATGGGGYNVFDVVPRAWTHLLAIVSGQPVPLQSEVPRPWRAYVQERYGQTAPLVMNDDARLWWRSWEVGYDPNDAVDRTVMATRKEIFPLHGLDPWFD from the coding sequence ATGTCCGAGAACCCAGCAGCCGTCCTTCCCGCGGAAATCGTCTGGAACGAATCGATGCTGGCGTACAACTTCGGGCCGCAGCATCCGATGTCGCCGGTACGCCTGGAATTGACGGCCCGGCTGGCCGCTGAATTCGGCATCTTCGAGCGCGGCAACGTCACCGTGGTCCAGCCCGAGGTCGCGACGGACAACCAGTTGGAAACGGTCCACGAGCCCGACTACATCCGGGCCGTCCGCAAGGTCAGCGCCAATCCCGAGGAGCCGGATGAGGACCGCGGCCTTGGGACCGAGGACGATCCGGTGTTCGCCGGCATGCATGAAGCCAGCGCCAGGCTGGCCGGCGGAACCCTGCACCTCGCGGAGTCCCTACTGGACGGCCGCACCGTCCGAGGCGTGAATTTCGGCGGCGGCATGCATCACGCCGCGCGCAGCAAGGCCAGCGGCTTCTGCATCTATAACGACTGCGCGGTGGCCATCCAGCGGCTGCTCGACGGCGGTGTCCAGCGGGTGCTCTACGTGGACGTGGACGCGCACCACGGGGACGGCACGCAGAACATCTTCTGGAACGAACCGCGCGTGATGACCGTCTCGCTGCATGAAACCGGGCGGACCCTGTTCCCCGGCACCGGCTTCTCCAACGAGGCGGGCGGACCCGATGCGCTCGGCACTGCCGTCAACGTCGCGCTGCCGCCGCGGACGGACGACGCCGCCTGGATGCGAGCGTTCCACGCCGTCGTTCCTCAATTGGCCAGGGCGTTCCAGCCCGAAGTGATCGTCAGCCAGCACGGCTGCGACGGCCATGCGCAGGACCTGCTCAGCAGCCTGCGGCTCAGCGTCGATTCACAGAGGCAGATGATGCTGGACGTGGCGGAGCTCGCGGACCAGGTCTGCAGCGGCCGCTGGCTGGCCACGGGAGGTGGCGGGTACAACGTTTTCGACGTCGTTCCCCGCGCCTGGACGCATCTGCTGGCCATCGTCTCGGGCCAGCCGGTTCCCCTGCAGTCCGAGGTGCCCCGTCCGTGGCGCGCGTATGTCCAGGAACGCTACGGCCAGACGGCGCCGCTGGTGATGAACGACGATGCGCGTCTCTGGTGGCGTTCCTGGGAAGTCGGCTACGACCCCAACGATGCCGTGGACCGCACGGTCATGGCCACGCGCAAGGAAATCTTCCCGCTGCACGGCCTGGATCCCTGGTTCGATTGA
- the gdhA gene encoding NADP-specific glutamate dehydrogenase, with protein sequence MDAQLLEIRDEVFRRNPGETEFHQAVNEVFESLVPLSARHPEYANAAILQRICEPERQIIFRVPWVDDAGKVQINRGFRVEFNSALGPYKGGLRFHPSVYLGIVKFLGFEQIFKNALTGMPIGGGKGGADFDPRGRSDAEVMRFCQSFMTELYRHIGEYTDVPAGDIGVGGREIGYLFGQYKRITNRYESGVLTGKGIGWGGSLVRPEATGYGAVLFAQEMLKTRGQTFDGQRVSVSGSGNVAINAIAKAQSLGAKVVTASDSGGYVVDEAGIDVELLRQIKEVERGRISDYAVRRGSSVSYVPDGSVWDVDATVALPCATQNELNDKHAARLLDSGLIAVAEGANMPCTAEATALFQEAGTLFGPGKAANAGGVATSALEMQQNASRDAWTFEHTEERLTEIMVNIHERCAATAEEYGMPGNYVAGANIDGFRRVADAMLAQGLI encoded by the coding sequence TTGGACGCCCAATTGCTCGAGATCCGCGACGAAGTTTTCCGCCGCAACCCGGGAGAGACCGAGTTCCACCAGGCCGTCAACGAGGTCTTCGAGTCTCTGGTACCGCTTTCGGCCCGGCACCCGGAATACGCCAACGCCGCCATCCTGCAGCGGATCTGCGAGCCGGAGCGGCAGATCATCTTCCGCGTTCCGTGGGTGGATGACGCCGGCAAGGTCCAGATCAACCGCGGCTTCCGCGTGGAGTTCAACTCCGCCCTCGGCCCGTACAAGGGCGGACTCCGGTTCCACCCCTCCGTCTATCTGGGCATCGTCAAGTTCCTCGGTTTCGAGCAGATCTTCAAGAACGCCCTGACCGGCATGCCGATCGGCGGCGGCAAGGGCGGCGCAGACTTCGACCCGCGCGGCCGGTCCGATGCCGAGGTCATGCGCTTCTGCCAGTCCTTCATGACCGAGCTCTACCGCCACATCGGCGAGTACACCGACGTCCCCGCCGGCGACATCGGCGTGGGCGGCCGCGAAATCGGCTACCTCTTCGGCCAGTACAAGCGCATCACCAACCGCTACGAATCCGGCGTGCTCACCGGCAAGGGCATCGGCTGGGGCGGTTCCCTGGTCCGCCCGGAGGCCACCGGCTACGGCGCCGTCCTGTTCGCCCAGGAGATGCTCAAGACCCGTGGCCAGACTTTCGATGGCCAGCGCGTCTCCGTCTCCGGCTCCGGCAACGTGGCGATCAACGCCATCGCCAAGGCCCAGTCCCTCGGCGCCAAGGTCGTCACAGCCTCCGACTCCGGCGGTTACGTCGTGGACGAGGCAGGCATCGACGTCGAGCTCCTCCGCCAGATCAAGGAAGTGGAGCGCGGCCGGATCTCCGACTACGCGGTGCGCCGCGGATCATCGGTGAGCTATGTTCCCGACGGATCCGTCTGGGACGTCGACGCCACCGTGGCCCTGCCGTGCGCCACCCAGAATGAACTCAACGACAAGCACGCCGCCCGCTTGCTGGACTCCGGCCTGATCGCCGTCGCCGAGGGCGCCAACATGCCGTGCACGGCTGAGGCGACCGCCCTGTTCCAGGAAGCAGGCACCCTCTTCGGTCCGGGCAAGGCTGCCAACGCCGGCGGCGTGGCCACCTCCGCCCTGGAAATGCAGCAGAACGCCAGCCGCGACGCGTGGACTTTCGAGCACACGGAGGAGCGGCTCACCGAGATCATGGTCAACATCCATGAGCGGTGCGCCGCAACAGCCGAGGAGTACGGCATGCCTGGCAATTACGTCGCCGGCGCCAACATCGACGGTTTCCGCCGCGTGGCCGACGCCATGCTGGCCCAGGGCCTGATCTAG